The following coding sequences lie in one Elusimicrobiota bacterium genomic window:
- the glpK gene encoding glycerol kinase GlpK, whose protein sequence is MKYIMAVDQGTTGSRAVVYDVNGTVVCSHYEEFKQYFPQPGWVEHNPREIWDSVNNAIQRVLTKVPPGSIAGIGITNQRETTILWDRRTGKPLYNAIVWQCRRTGERCVNLKSRGFTGMIRKKTGLEVDAYFSATKIEWILNHLKKQGKNVDYTNLCFGTPDTWVLYNLTGGKCHKTDYTNASRTMLYNIDKLQWDNELLKLFGVPKNILPEVQPSSSMFGVTSKNGRLPAGIPICGIAGDQQAALYGQTCFSPGTVKNTYGTGCFALMNTGAKRVISKKGLVTTLGCTSEQKAVYVLEGSVFISGAAIQWLRDGLKILEKAQDAPKMALTLKSNDGVYFVPAFVGLGTPYWNSEARGIISGLTRGTTREHIVRAAIEASCYSTRDVISTMEHESGIKIKKLNIDGGAVGDPFLCQFQADILGIKVVRPKNRELTSLGTAFLAGLYLKYWKNEAVLSRLWKKDKSFCPKMNRKTAETYYHGWKHAIAQAVV, encoded by the coding sequence TATGATGTTAACGGTACGGTGGTATGCAGCCATTACGAAGAGTTTAAACAATACTTCCCGCAGCCTGGCTGGGTGGAACATAACCCGCGAGAAATCTGGGATAGTGTTAATAACGCAATCCAGCGCGTGCTTACAAAAGTGCCGCCTGGTAGTATCGCGGGGATTGGGATCACGAACCAGCGGGAAACTACTATCCTGTGGGACCGCAGGACTGGGAAACCGTTGTATAACGCAATTGTCTGGCAATGCCGCCGTACGGGTGAACGTTGCGTAAACCTTAAATCCCGAGGGTTTACCGGGATGATCCGCAAAAAAACCGGGCTTGAGGTTGACGCATATTTCTCAGCAACAAAGATTGAGTGGATCCTTAACCATTTAAAGAAACAAGGGAAGAATGTGGACTACACAAACCTTTGTTTTGGCACACCGGATACCTGGGTGTTGTACAACCTAACCGGTGGGAAGTGTCACAAAACTGATTATACAAACGCATCACGTACAATGCTTTATAACATCGATAAACTTCAATGGGATAATGAATTACTAAAACTTTTTGGTGTACCAAAAAATATTTTACCGGAAGTACAACCTTCCTCGTCAATGTTTGGAGTGACCTCCAAAAACGGGCGTCTACCTGCGGGGATACCTATCTGCGGAATAGCGGGTGACCAGCAGGCAGCGTTATACGGGCAAACATGTTTTTCCCCGGGGACGGTTAAGAATACATACGGTACCGGCTGTTTTGCGTTGATGAATACCGGCGCTAAACGTGTAATCTCAAAAAAAGGGTTGGTTACCACACTGGGATGTACTTCCGAACAAAAAGCTGTGTATGTACTTGAAGGATCGGTGTTTATCTCCGGTGCGGCAATCCAGTGGTTGCGTGATGGGTTAAAAATATTGGAGAAAGCACAGGATGCGCCAAAGATGGCATTAACCTTAAAAAGTAATGACGGTGTATACTTTGTCCCTGCGTTTGTCGGGTTAGGGACGCCGTACTGGAATTCAGAAGCACGCGGGATTATCAGCGGCCTTACCCGCGGGACTACACGTGAACATATTGTCCGTGCAGCTATTGAAGCGTCGTGTTACTCCACAAGAGATGTCATCTCTACAATGGAACACGAGTCAGGGATTAAGATAAAGAAGTTGAATATTGATGGCGGTGCTGTGGGTGACCCGTTCCTCTGCCAGTTCCAGGCGGATATCCTGGGGATTAAGGTCGTACGCCCGAAAAACCGTGAACTCACATCACTGGGCACTGCGTTTCTTGCGGGGTTATACCTTAAGTACTGGAAAAACGAGGCTGTGCTGTCAAGGTTGTGGAAGAAAGACAAAAGTTTTTGTCCTAAGATGAACCGCAAGACTGCGGAGACGTATTATCACGGGTGGAAACACGCAATCGCGCAGGCAGTGGTTTAG
- a CDS encoding DUF6036 family nucleotidyltransferase encodes MANDKQFENDYIDFIKLLNKYDVKYLVIGAYAVMYHTKIARETKEIDFWIEKSSKNAERCAKAIKEFAGGIRINPEDLLGQKEIFFIGVEPHRIDIFNNQGKMAFNEAYKNKVDAMFRDVKTYFVAKTDLLALKRYFYRKADVKDLKRLSK; translated from the coding sequence ATGGCAAACGACAAGCAGTTTGAAAACGACTATATTGATTTTATAAAGCTGCTTAATAAATACGACGTCAAATACTTGGTTATTGGCGCATATGCTGTAATGTATCACACAAAAATTGCCCGGGAAACAAAAGAAATCGATTTTTGGATCGAAAAAAGCAGCAAGAACGCTGAACGTTGTGCCAAAGCTATAAAAGAGTTTGCCGGCGGGATAAGAATTAACCCCGAAGACCTACTTGGACAGAAAGAGATATTCTTTATAGGCGTCGAACCTCACCGGATTGATATTTTTAACAACCAGGGGAAAATGGCTTTTAATGAAGCGTATAAAAACAAAGTTGATGCCATGTTCAGGGATGTCAAAACGTACTTTGTTGCAAAAACTGACTTACTTGCGTTGAAACGGTATTTTTATCGAAAAGCAGATGTCAAGGATTTGAAAAGGTTGAGCAAATAG